One genomic region from Rosa rugosa chromosome 1, drRosRugo1.1, whole genome shotgun sequence encodes:
- the LOC133715776 gene encoding protein FAR1-RELATED SEQUENCE 5-like: protein MNLWSDSCSAETTNVYTPQVADVLKPAKSLEFRTLDEVFEFYNKYAFEAGFSVRRSTTARSKDGSEIIRQEFCYRKEGHTKKKMPQPKRRKGIIRTGCLAKIAVVKRSSIYVVTQFTEAHNHPLTTPERVHLLPSHRQVSNATKCLTMELGLVNIPTHQQISLLEVQSGGIENMGCTGKDIYNYGRDKREELKGHDGDMLYAHFLSQQEKNSFFTFKIEEDNENRIKHCFWADATSRRAYSFFGDVVIFDTTYNTNKYRLIFAPLLGVNHHGQTIMFGCAFLGDESTESFVWLLNTFLEVMPGGSPPKMIITDQDPAMKIAIAQVLPNTFHRYCSWHILNKFSEKIGAVKCNDYYDAFRSCVWNSEMTGEFDKKWKEVVERSSLSDNGWLQSIYDIRASWVPAYCNHIFSAGMSSSQRAESCHSFFKNYVDHKNSLLDFVIRFNRGLVHQRHQELVSTHIDANEEPQLNTPHPMESQMSGIYTRACFNL, encoded by the exons ATGAATTTATGGTCAGATTCATGTTCTGCTGAGACCACCAATGTGTACACTCCTCAAGTAGCAGATGTGTTGAAGCCTGCAAAAAGCCTTGAATTTAGAACACTAGATGAAGTTTTTGAATTTTACAACAAGTATGCTTTTGAAGCTGGGTTTAGTGTTCGGAGAAGTACTACTGCCAGGAGTAAAGATGGTTCTGAAATTATAAGACAAGAATTTTGTTATCGCAAAGAAGGGCATACAAAGAAGAAAATGCCTCAGCCAAAAAGACGGAAAGGGATTATAAGAACAGGTTGTCTAGCAAAGATTGCAGTTGTGAAGAGATCTAGCATATATGTAGTCACCCAATTTACGGAGGCTCATAACCATCCTTTGACAACTCCAGAGAGAGTTCATTTGTTACCATCTCATCGTCAAGTTTCAAATGCTACCAAATGCTTAACCATGGAACTTGGATTGGTAAATATTCCTACCCACCAACAAATCAGTTTGCTTGAAGTTCAATCAGGAGGAATTGAGAATATGGGTTGCACAGGGAAAGATATATACAATTATGGAAGAGATAAGAGAGAAGAGTTGAAGGGACATGATGGAGATATGTTGTATGCTCATTTTTTATCACAGCAGGAGAAGAATTCATTTTTCACTTTCAAGATAGAGGAAGACAATGAAAATAGAATCAAACATTGTTTTTGGGCAGATGCGACCTCCAGGAGGGCTTATAGTTTCTTTGGGGATGTAGTTATCTTTGATACAACATACAACACTAACAAATATCGGCTGATATTTGCACCACTATTAGGGGTTAACCACCATGGCCAGACTATTATGTTTGGTTGTGCATTCTTAGGTGATGAATCCACAGAGTCGTTTGTTTGGCTACTCAATACATTCTTAGAAGTAATGCCAGGAGGAAGTCCCCCAAAAATGATAATTACTGATCAAGATCCTGCTATGAAGATTGCCATTGCCCAAGTTCTTCCTAACACATTCCATAGGTATTGCAGCTGGCACATATTAAATAAGTTTTCTGAAAAGATAGGTGCTGTCAAATGTAATGATTATTATGATGCCTTTAGAAGCTGTGTATGGAACTCGGAGATGACAGGAGAATTTGATAAGAAGTGGAAGGAAGTTGTTGAGAGGAGTAGCTTAAGTGACAATGGATGGCTTCAATCAATTTATGACATTCGAGCATCATGGGTGCCTGCATACTGTAATCACATTTTCTCGGCTGGAATGTCAAGTAGCCAACGTGCTGAAAGTTGTCATTCATTTTTCAAGAACTATGTTGACCACAAAAATTCATTACTAGACTTTGTGATTCGCTTTAATAGAGGACTTGTACATCAACGTCATCAAGAGTTAGTTTCTACCCATATTGATGCGAATGAAGAGCCTCAATTGAATACTCCTCATCCTATGGAATCTCAAATGTCTGGAATTTATACTCGTGCAT GTTTCAACTTATGA
- the LOC133727433 gene encoding uncharacterized protein LOC133727433 produces MEDSVGLFSSDKHSRALGVRKRQFKPSLAIILWEFQLGELVEVSVSMGPAPKKKGSPRKRIQAKATGGTKEKEGDVNKHITHKKKKKNEITMIKGEKAEQEILLHRVDSAASHI; encoded by the exons ATGGAGGATTCTGTTGGGCTTTTTTCTAGTGACAAACACTCAAGGGCTTTGGGTGTGAGAAAGAGGCAATTCAAACCTAGTTTGGCAATTATTCTGTGGGAGTTTCAGCTGGGTGAGTTGGTGGAGGTTTCGGTTTCTATGGGGCCAGCCCCGAAGAAAAAGGGCAGTCCACGCAAACGCATTCAGGCAAAAGCTACAG GTGGAACCAAAGAGAAGGAAGGGGATGTCAACAAACACATCAcacacaagaagaagaagaagaatgaaattACAATGATCAAAGGAGAGAAAGCTGAGCAGGAAATATTGCTGCACAGGGTAGATAGTGCTGCTAGTCACATTTGA
- the LOC133721857 gene encoding BTB/POZ and TAZ domain-containing protein 4-like codes for MCQADNIHKRSATVDNRDSPMVPLWPGPVKNSFHKGLSSNASPVRRCNYVSKATTDLWGRLFDEGYRADVAIHTDDGGIVYAHANLLGMASPVMKGLLRQPKVSRRPRTISIRGFPYDAVRVFIRFLYSYCYEEKEMEEFVVALLVLSHLYAVSPLKRECEQKLEGGLLTKENVVDIFQLALLCDAPRLSLICHRMILKNFKAVSVTEGWKVMKQSHPTLEKELLESAIEEDNRKKERIRKINERKIYLLLYDAMEALVHIYRDGCQTIGPCDKDFKENKDPCKYVACKGLELLVRHFAGCKLRVPGGCIHCKRMWQLLELHSRLCADSHVCKVPLCRNFKERIRKQSKKDEIRWKMLVKKILRTKKIAGAPFLSSGVVSSLWQ; via the exons ATGTGTCAGGCGGACAACATCCACAAAAGATCAGCCACAGTTGACAACAGAGATTCTCCGATGGTTCCACTATGGCCTGGTCCAGTCAAAAACAGTTTTCATAAGGGGTTATCATCGAATGCATCACCAGTAAGGAGGTGCAACTACGTCTCCAAGGCAACAACAGATTTATGGGGGCGCCTCTTTGACGAAGGCTATAGAGCAGATGTTGCTATTCATACGGATGATGGGGGCATCGTCTATGCACATGCTAACCTTCTT GGAATGGCTTCTCCTGTAATGAAAGGCCTGTTGAGGCAACCAAAAGTGTCTCGTCGTCCACGAACAATCTCTATTCGAGGATTTCCATATGACGCAGTTAGAGTGTTTATTCGTTTCTTGTACTCTTACTG ctatgaagaaaaagaaatggaggAGTTTGTTGTAGCCTTGTTGGTGCTTTCACATCTCTATGCAGTTTCTCCGCTGAAGCGAGAGTGTGAACAGAAGCTGGAAGGTGGCTTGCTTACCAAAGAGAATGTAGTTGATATTTTTCAACTTGCATTACTGTGTGACGCCCCTCGGCTTAGCCTTATTTGTCACCGTATGATCCTGAAGAACTTTAAAGCTGTTTCTGTGACTGAAGGATGGAAAGTTATGAAGCAGAGTCACCCAACACTAGAAAAGGAACTCTTGGAATCTGCAATTGAAGAAGATAAC AGGAAAAAGGAGAGGATCAGAAAGATAAATGAGAGAAAAATATATCTGCTATTATATGATGCGATGGAGGCTCTTGTGCACATATACAGAGATGGTTGTCAAACAATTGGACCATGCGATAAGGACTTTAAAGAGAATAAGGATCCTTGTAAATATGTCGCCTGTAAGGGACTGGAATTGCTCGTCCGTCATTTTGCTGGTTGTAAATTGAGAGTCCCTGGTGGTTGTATCCATTGCAAGAGAATGTGGCAGCTGTTGGAGTTACACTCCCGCCTTTGTGCTGATTCCCATGTCTGTAAGGTTCCTTTGTGCAG GAACTTTAAAGAGAGAATTAGGAAACAGAGTAAGAAAGACGAGATTAGGTGGAAGATGTTAGTGAAAAAGATTTTGAGAACAAAGAAAATCGCAGGAGCGCCGTTCTTATCATCGGGAGTTGTGAGCTCTTTGTGGCAATGA
- the LOC133715853 gene encoding uncharacterized protein LOC133715853 produces the protein MAKNVIRTTMSDTVRGSIEEPDLAMDFLYAIHDMYRESDKAEAARLAKEFNELKYTGTWKVREHIMKLIEINAQLRDLNMGVTDDHVVHDALHSLPNSFSQLRTSYNAQK, from the coding sequence ATGGCAAAGAATGTTATTAGGACTACCATGTCAGACACAGTTAGAGGTAGTATAGAAGAACCTGATCTAGCCATGGATTTTCTGTATGCCATTCATGACATGTATAGGGAAAGTGACAAGGCTGAGGCAGCTAGATTGGCAAAAGAATTTAACGAGCTCAAGTACACTGGCACATGGAAAGtgagagagcatattatgaagctCATTGAGATTAATGCTCAGCTTAGGGACCTCAACATGGGGGTCACTGATGATCATGTAGTGCATGATGCACTGCATTCCTTGCCTAATAGCTTTAGCCAGCTCAGGACTAGCTACAATGCTCAAAAGTAA